Proteins co-encoded in one Gemmatimonadaceae bacterium genomic window:
- a CDS encoding class I SAM-dependent methyltransferase, which yields MDHREVGEYWNGNADTWTQLARAGYDIYRDFVNSPAFFAMLPNIAGLRVLDIGCGEGYNTRLLADRGARVVGIDIADRFIGHAIAAEREEPRGIEYRIASAVELPFEDSTFDAATAFMSLMDIPETERVLEEAFRVIRHGGFFQFSISHPCFDTPFRRTVRDEHGVKIGVEVGDYWGKVDGRVEQWLFSSAPPEVKAGLEPFKTPRFTRTLSGWLNLALDTGFSIERLCEPYASDDAIRARPRLARARVVADFLQVRLRRPG from the coding sequence GTGGATCATAGGGAAGTGGGCGAGTACTGGAACGGCAACGCCGATACCTGGACTCAGCTGGCGCGAGCCGGCTACGACATCTACCGCGACTTCGTCAACAGCCCGGCGTTCTTCGCGATGCTTCCGAACATCGCAGGGCTGAGAGTGCTCGACATCGGTTGCGGCGAAGGCTACAACACGCGCCTGCTCGCCGATCGCGGCGCGCGGGTCGTCGGGATCGACATCGCGGACCGGTTCATCGGCCACGCGATCGCGGCCGAGCGCGAGGAGCCGCGGGGAATCGAGTATCGGATCGCGAGCGCCGTCGAGCTGCCGTTCGAAGACTCGACCTTCGACGCGGCGACCGCGTTCATGTCGCTCATGGACATTCCGGAGACCGAGCGCGTGCTCGAAGAAGCGTTCCGGGTCATTCGTCACGGCGGATTCTTTCAGTTCTCGATCTCCCACCCCTGCTTCGACACGCCCTTTCGTCGCACGGTGCGCGACGAACATGGTGTGAAGATCGGCGTCGAGGTGGGCGACTACTGGGGAAAGGTGGACGGGCGGGTCGAGCAATGGCTCTTCAGCTCCGCGCCGCCGGAGGTGAAGGCGGGGCTCGAGCCGTTCAAGACGCCGCGGTTCACCCGCACGCTATCCGGCTGGCTGAATCTCGCGCTCGACACCGGGTTCTCGATCGAGCGGCTCTGCGAGCCGTACGCGAGCGACGACGCGATTCGCGCGCGGCCGCGTCTCGCGAGAGCGCGCGTCGTCGCCGACTTCCTTCAGGTGCGGCTGAGACGACCGGGCTGA
- a CDS encoding SGNH/GDSL hydrolase family protein gives MPTKRPPRFSEVIAGFALLFAALSPTDAQPSPTDWAALARYQSANAQLGPPKPGEQRVVFMGNSITQGWAPFFDSLFPGKPYVGRGISGQTTPQMLVRFRQDVIALKPKAVVILGGTNDIAGNTGPSTLEMIEDNLTSMTELAKANGIRVVLVSILPAADYPWKKGMEPAPKIIALNAWLKQYAASAGAVYLDLHSAMNDGHGGMRVELSGDGVHPNNAGYALMARLTAPAIEQALKR, from the coding sequence ATGCCCACCAAGCGTCCTCCGCGTTTCTCAGAGGTCATCGCCGGGTTCGCCCTGCTATTTGCCGCGCTGTCGCCTACCGACGCGCAGCCCTCGCCAACCGATTGGGCCGCTCTAGCGCGATACCAGAGCGCGAACGCTCAACTTGGGCCCCCGAAGCCGGGCGAGCAGCGGGTCGTGTTCATGGGCAACTCGATCACCCAAGGGTGGGCACCGTTCTTCGATTCGCTGTTTCCCGGAAAGCCGTACGTCGGACGCGGGATCAGCGGACAGACGACGCCGCAGATGCTCGTACGCTTTCGCCAGGACGTGATCGCGCTCAAGCCAAAGGCCGTCGTAATTCTCGGCGGCACGAACGACATCGCGGGTAACACCGGCCCCTCGACACTCGAGATGATCGAAGACAATCTCACGTCGATGACTGAGCTCGCGAAAGCGAACGGAATTCGCGTCGTGCTTGTCTCAATCCTTCCCGCCGCCGACTATCCGTGGAAGAAAGGAATGGAGCCCGCGCCGAAGATCATCGCGTTGAACGCATGGCTGAAACAGTACGCCGCGTCGGCCGGAGCGGTGTACTTGGACCTGCACTCGGCGATGAACGATGGGCATGGGGGGATGAGGGTCGAGTTGAGCGGCGACGGAGTGCATCCGAACAACGCCGGCTACGCATTGATGGCCAGGCTAACTGCGCCGGCGATCGAGCAGGCGCTGAAGCGATAG
- the cysK gene encoding cysteine synthase A has protein sequence MTRFASILETVGNTPVVKIRRLAPDGIDLYVKIEAFNPLGSVKDRLALGVIEDAEKRGALKPGQTVIEATSGNTGIGLAMVCAAKGYPLVVTMAESFSVERRKLMRFLGAKVIITPAPAGGTGMVDKANELAEANGWFLTRQFENEANADFHSRTTAKEIVADFAGQRLDYWVTGFGTGGTLKGVARVLAKERPDTKIVLAEPADAPMVSSGTKQSRREDGSPAARHPAWKPHPIQGWSPDFIPKLTGDAVEAGNVDRIITIAGAEAMRTSQELAKKEGIFVGTSSGATFAAALQVCRDAEKGSTVLCMLPDTGERYLSTPLFADVPADMTEEERAILQSTPTFAQPPAATPVGV, from the coding sequence ATGACACGCTTTGCGAGTATTCTCGAAACGGTCGGCAACACGCCCGTCGTCAAGATTCGGCGTCTCGCTCCCGACGGAATCGATCTCTACGTGAAGATCGAGGCGTTCAATCCACTTGGCTCGGTGAAGGATCGTCTCGCGCTCGGCGTGATCGAGGACGCGGAGAAGCGCGGCGCGCTCAAGCCGGGCCAGACGGTGATCGAAGCGACGAGCGGCAACACCGGAATCGGACTCGCCATGGTCTGCGCGGCGAAGGGATATCCGTTGGTCGTCACGATGGCCGAGTCGTTCAGCGTCGAGCGCCGCAAGCTGATGCGTTTCCTCGGCGCCAAAGTGATCATCACACCGGCGCCGGCCGGTGGGACCGGCATGGTCGACAAGGCGAACGAGCTCGCCGAAGCGAACGGCTGGTTCCTCACCCGACAATTCGAGAACGAGGCAAACGCCGACTTCCACTCGCGGACGACGGCGAAGGAGATCGTCGCCGACTTCGCGGGTCAGCGGCTCGACTACTGGGTCACCGGCTTCGGCACCGGCGGGACGCTCAAGGGCGTCGCGCGAGTGCTGGCGAAAGAGCGGCCCGATACGAAGATCGTGCTCGCCGAGCCGGCGGACGCGCCGATGGTTTCGAGCGGAACGAAGCAGTCGCGCCGCGAGGACGGATCGCCGGCGGCGCGTCATCCGGCGTGGAAGCCTCATCCGATCCAGGGATGGAGCCCGGATTTCATTCCGAAGCTGACCGGCGACGCCGTCGAAGCGGGCAACGTCGATCGCATCATCACGATCGCGGGCGCCGAAGCGATGCGCACGAGCCAGGAGCTGGCGAAGAAAGAAGGGATCTTCGTGGGGACGTCGTCGGGCGCGACGTTCGCGGCCGCGCTGCAAGTGTGCCGCGACGCCGAGAAAGGTTCGACGGTGCTGTGCATGCTGCCGGACACGGGCGAGCGCTATCTCAGCACGCCGCTCTTCGCGGACGTCCCCGCGGACATGACTGAAGAAGAGCGGGCAATATTGCAGTCGACGCCAACGTTCGCACAGCCACCGGCAGCGACGCCGGTCGGAGTGTAG
- a CDS encoding protein kinase, translating to MSDSLERLREGLAGKYRIDRELGRGGMATVYLAIDEQRDRSVALKVLHPDLAATLGSERFQREVKLASKLQHPHILSVYDSGDAGGQLWYTMPFVQGESLRDRMDREGQLPIRDAMRIARESALALDYAHRNGVVHRDIKPENILLSDGQAIVADFGIARAVADEHGLTQTGMAIGTPGYMSPEQATGERTLDARTDIYALGCVLYEMIAGEQPITGPNAQAIIARKMTETPRSLTTVRNTVPPALSHLVDTMVARSAADRPESAKAVATTLEEITASGATGATGAVTAARPAAGSRALWIGIAAVLVLAAGALAWRRMHTAPDGGYRIAVLPFENEGSADQDYFAEGMTDEVRSRLSSVPGLQVTARASTRQYKKTTKDPRDIGRELSVDYLLTGTVRWSKGTGPDRVRVTPELVQVSNRSTKWSAPFDTVMSDVFAVQSAIASTVARNLDVALAAPTQQRLASRPTENLEAYDEFLKGEQITASIGSGDSRVLNAGIPHYQRAIQLDSSFLQAWAQLSRALSYINNAGPTVETMEQNRVATERATVLGPNRAEAHLAQAQYLRDVKLDYEGARTQYEAGLKIDPNNTDLIIGEAGVDAILGRFDDAYARAQQAAKLDPRSIATMRRVPALLHMMRRFPEELPAWDRALALAPDNLSMIQGKAFGYLALGELDSVRALVAQKLKAGVDTTALLVRFSLYQETMWTLPPELLPKIVKLTPKDFDNDRGHWGLKLGHTYRLMGDTMHARMFGDTAVIAFAKQLHDFPDRAQLRELLARALALAGRKQEAAIQADSALKLRETTNDATLKGYVLFQAARVFIQSGENERALDLLERLITMPASDITPGYLKIDPSFAPLKGNPRFEKLIAGKPTIAH from the coding sequence ATGAGCGACTCGCTCGAACGGCTTCGTGAGGGACTCGCCGGCAAATACCGCATCGACCGAGAGCTCGGCCGCGGTGGAATGGCGACCGTCTATCTCGCCATCGACGAACAGCGCGATCGGTCGGTCGCTCTCAAGGTCCTCCATCCCGACCTCGCCGCGACGCTCGGCTCGGAGCGATTCCAGCGTGAGGTGAAGCTCGCGTCCAAGCTGCAGCATCCGCATATCCTGAGCGTCTACGACTCCGGCGACGCGGGCGGGCAGCTCTGGTATACGATGCCCTTCGTGCAGGGCGAGTCCCTCCGCGACCGCATGGACCGGGAGGGACAACTGCCGATCCGCGACGCGATGCGTATCGCGCGGGAGTCGGCGCTCGCGCTCGACTACGCGCATCGCAACGGCGTCGTCCACCGCGACATCAAGCCCGAGAACATCCTGCTGAGCGACGGACAAGCGATCGTCGCCGACTTCGGGATCGCGCGCGCCGTGGCCGACGAGCACGGGCTGACGCAGACGGGCATGGCTATCGGCACGCCGGGGTACATGAGCCCCGAGCAGGCGACCGGTGAGCGGACGCTCGACGCGCGCACGGACATCTACGCGCTCGGCTGCGTGCTCTACGAGATGATTGCCGGCGAGCAGCCGATCACCGGTCCGAACGCGCAAGCGATCATCGCCCGCAAGATGACGGAGACGCCGCGGTCGCTCACGACGGTCCGCAACACCGTCCCTCCGGCGCTCTCGCACCTCGTCGACACGATGGTCGCTCGCTCGGCGGCCGATCGCCCCGAATCGGCAAAGGCCGTCGCGACGACGCTCGAGGAGATCACGGCGAGCGGGGCGACGGGCGCCACCGGTGCGGTGACCGCGGCGCGACCGGCTGCCGGATCTCGCGCGCTCTGGATCGGGATCGCAGCAGTTCTCGTCCTCGCCGCGGGCGCGCTCGCTTGGCGACGCATGCACACGGCGCCGGACGGCGGCTATCGCATCGCCGTTCTGCCGTTCGAGAACGAGGGATCGGCCGATCAGGATTATTTCGCCGAGGGAATGACCGACGAGGTTCGCAGCCGGCTGTCGTCGGTGCCGGGGCTGCAGGTCACCGCCCGCGCGAGCACTCGGCAGTACAAGAAGACGACGAAGGATCCGCGCGACATCGGGCGTGAATTGTCGGTGGATTACTTGCTCACGGGCACGGTGCGGTGGAGCAAGGGGACCGGTCCCGATCGGGTGCGTGTCACGCCCGAGTTGGTGCAAGTGTCGAACCGTTCGACGAAATGGTCGGCACCGTTCGACACGGTGATGTCCGACGTCTTCGCGGTGCAGTCGGCGATTGCGTCGACCGTCGCCAGGAACTTGGACGTCGCGCTCGCGGCGCCGACGCAGCAGCGGCTGGCTTCGCGGCCCACCGAGAACCTCGAGGCGTACGACGAGTTCCTGAAAGGCGAGCAGATCACCGCCAGCATCGGCAGCGGTGACTCGAGGGTGCTCAACGCCGGCATTCCGCACTACCAGCGGGCCATCCAGCTCGATTCGAGTTTCTTGCAGGCGTGGGCGCAGTTGTCGCGCGCGTTGTCGTACATCAACAACGCGGGGCCGACGGTCGAGACGATGGAGCAAAATCGCGTCGCCACCGAGCGAGCGACGGTGCTCGGTCCGAACCGGGCCGAGGCGCACCTCGCGCAGGCGCAGTACCTACGCGATGTGAAGCTCGACTACGAAGGAGCGCGGACGCAATACGAGGCCGGGCTCAAGATCGATCCGAACAACACGGACTTGATCATCGGAGAGGCCGGCGTCGACGCGATCCTCGGCCGGTTCGACGACGCGTACGCGCGCGCACAACAGGCCGCAAAGCTCGACCCGCGGTCGATCGCGACGATGCGCCGGGTGCCCGCATTGCTGCACATGATGCGTCGCTTCCCCGAGGAGTTGCCGGCGTGGGACCGCGCGCTCGCGCTCGCGCCGGACAATCTCTCGATGATTCAGGGAAAGGCCTTCGGCTATCTCGCGCTCGGTGAGCTGGACAGCGTCCGCGCGCTCGTCGCGCAGAAGCTGAAGGCGGGCGTCGACACGACGGCGCTCCTCGTCCGCTTCTCGCTCTACCAGGAAACGATGTGGACGCTGCCGCCGGAGCTTCTGCCCAAGATCGTCAAGCTCACGCCAAAGGACTTCGACAACGACCGCGGGCACTGGGGGCTCAAGCTCGGGCACACCTATCGCTTGATGGGCGACACGATGCACGCGCGCATGTTCGGCGACACCGCGGTCATCGCGTTCGCGAAGCAGTTGCACGACTTCCCCGATCGCGCGCAGCTGCGCGAGCTGCTGGCTCGGGCGCTGGCGCTCGCGGGCCGCAAACAGGAGGCGGCAATCCAGGCCGACAGCGCGCTCAAGCTCCGCGAGACGACGAACGACGCGACCCTCAAAGGGTACGTGCTCTTTCAGGCGGCGCGCGTGTTCATTCAGTCCGGCGAGAACGAGCGAGCGCTCGACTTGTTGGAACGACTCATCACGATGCCCGCGAGCGACATCACGCCCGGCTACCTGAAGATCGATCCGAGCTTTGCCCCGCTCAAAGGCAACCCGCGGTTCGAGAAGCTCATCGCGGGCAAGCCGACGATCGCGCACTGA
- a CDS encoding Ig-like domain-containing protein codes for MRTNFAAAAFAAALALSIAAPAAQAQKALVYCPVGIDATGCDRIVTALASKFPDGVDRAYDGSNGTLDLKAIDLNHYAVFIVPSLADDDDKQPYALLRAAASRLHLAINGRVAVYSGAPDQGNANRADKDAIIQNLATWAAAGHTRATSLVGMVALLDLSTASSSRYSWVRSVSLADVSADADLTTFGDVTPISSKNGGGDALLAGGAARRFTNMASYGLHIGARAAARTEVGAIGGATAAESNGQSVLVLYSNSDGRSSGGRSGPAALNKAPSSGASLDATSDGGASGPTLTTDKPDYLPGDTVLFSGTGWTAGDTVTITVHEDPQWSNPDRTVSAVADANGNLASHEFVVQQRDFGVTFTATAVGNPSGLVAQTTFTDGNLQLVTIAAPTSVTVVAGVNAQYTVNVTINGNTNQCTVTLSVTSSLPAGSSASFTNSPHTGNSSYSSTLTISTTVATPAGTYPFTVQGARGNDCQGNGDLTTSGTLVVTAANTPPTAQGDTYSTNEDNALNVTAPGVLSNDTDAETPNGLTTVLVTGSGPTHGTLTLNADGSFTYTPNANYNGPDSFKYHAKDPSNAVSSDVTVNLTVNAVNDAPSFTKGADQTVLEDAGAQSVTNWATAISAGPPDESGQTLTFSITDNSNPGLFSTPPSVAANGTLTYTPAADANGSATIKLKLTDNGGTANGGVDASLEQTFVINVTAVNDAPSFTKGADQTVLEDAGAQTVSGWATALSAGPPDESAQTLTFSITNNSNPGLFSAGPTVSATGVLTYTPAANANGSATIKIQLSDNGGTANNGVDKSAEQTFVINVTAVNDAPSFTKGTDPTVNEDAGAQTVTGWATAISAGPPDESGQTLTFNITNNTNSALFSVQPSVAANGTLTYTPAANANGTATITLTLSDNGGTANTGVDTSAPQMFTITINPVNDPPSFTKGADQTALEDAGPQSVSGWATAINAGPANESSQTVSFQITGNTNPGLFSSAPSIASNGTLTFTSAPDANGSATITVVAKDDGGTANGGVDASPSQTFVINVTPVNDAPTFALIASTTVLEDAGAQSVPNALTNPSPGPANESSQTLSSNVTNDNNALFLVQPSIDLVTGALTFTTNPNANGKATVTVTVMDNGGTANNGIDHTTKKLYINVTPVNDAPSFTKGANQTALEDAGAQSVSGWATLISAGPPDESGQALNFIVTNDNNALFSSQPTIDASGKLSYTSAPNANGSATVTVQLHDDGGTANGGVDTSPSQMFTITITAVNDAPTFDLIGNQSILEDAGQQSVPNAVTNKSAGPPDEQLSQTLTLTMTNDNNALFSSQPAVDASGTLTYTPAANANGTTTVTVKVQDNGGTANGGVDQTTKTFLITVTAVNDAPSFTKGPNQTVLEDAGAQNVSWATAISAGPPDESSQKLNFIVTNDNNGLFSSQPAIDPSGKLTYTSAANANGSATVTVQLHDDGGTANLGVDTSPSQTFTITITPVNDAPTFNLIGNQTVLEDAGAQSVPNALTNPSPGPSNESSQAVTVTVTSTNSALFSVQPSIDASGTLTFTSAPNANGNSTVTVKLQDNGGTANGGVDATTKTFTIYVTPVNDPPTITAFAGPLLPTALGSPVTANGTFTDVDLGDSPVIDSHTGTIDWGDGSSSAISVAPGSGTSRNFSGSHTYTATGVYTIVAHVKDSGNLTSDAMYQYVVVYDPTAGFVTGGGWINSPSGAYPADPTLTGKATFGFVSKYKKGQTTPDGDTEFDFHAAGLNFQSTSYEWLVISGTKAQYKGSGTINGSGDYFFMLTAIDGDLKSKGSPDTFRIRIWNKTTLAVIYDNQITSTDLTADPTTTLGGGSIQIHN; via the coding sequence ATGCGCACCAACTTCGCGGCCGCCGCGTTTGCGGCGGCGCTGGCGCTGTCCATTGCAGCGCCGGCAGCCCAGGCCCAGAAAGCCCTCGTCTACTGCCCGGTCGGGATCGACGCGACCGGATGCGACCGAATCGTCACCGCGCTTGCGTCGAAGTTTCCCGACGGCGTGGATCGCGCCTACGACGGGTCGAACGGAACGCTCGACCTCAAGGCGATCGACTTGAACCACTATGCGGTCTTCATCGTGCCGTCGTTGGCCGACGACGACGACAAGCAGCCGTACGCGCTGCTGAGAGCCGCGGCGTCGCGCCTCCATCTGGCCATCAACGGCCGCGTCGCGGTGTACTCGGGCGCACCGGACCAGGGGAACGCGAATCGGGCGGACAAGGACGCGATCATCCAGAACCTCGCGACGTGGGCAGCGGCGGGACACACCCGCGCGACGAGCCTCGTCGGCATGGTGGCGCTGCTCGACCTGTCGACTGCGTCCTCCAGTCGCTACTCGTGGGTTCGTTCGGTCTCTCTGGCCGATGTGTCCGCCGATGCGGATCTGACGACGTTCGGCGACGTGACGCCCATCTCGAGCAAGAACGGGGGAGGCGATGCGCTGCTCGCGGGCGGCGCGGCGCGCCGATTCACGAACATGGCGTCGTACGGGCTTCACATCGGCGCTCGCGCCGCGGCGCGGACGGAGGTTGGCGCGATTGGTGGGGCGACGGCCGCGGAGTCCAATGGGCAGAGTGTGCTCGTGCTGTACTCGAATTCCGACGGTCGGTCGAGTGGAGGGAGGTCAGGTCCGGCGGCGTTGAACAAGGCGCCATCTTCGGGCGCCTCGCTCGACGCCACCAGCGATGGAGGAGCGTCGGGTCCGACGTTGACGACGGACAAGCCGGACTATCTCCCGGGTGATACGGTGCTGTTCTCCGGAACGGGATGGACGGCCGGCGACACCGTGACGATCACGGTGCATGAGGATCCCCAGTGGTCGAATCCGGATCGAACCGTGAGCGCGGTAGCGGACGCGAATGGCAATCTCGCGAGCCACGAGTTTGTCGTACAGCAGCGCGACTTCGGCGTCACGTTCACTGCGACCGCGGTAGGGAATCCGTCCGGGCTCGTAGCGCAAACGACCTTCACGGATGGAAACCTTCAGCTCGTTACGATCGCGGCGCCCACGAGTGTTACGGTCGTTGCGGGGGTAAACGCACAGTACACGGTGAACGTGACGATCAACGGGAACACCAACCAGTGCACGGTGACGCTGTCGGTGACCAGCAGCTTGCCAGCAGGATCGAGCGCCTCGTTTACGAATTCGCCGCACACCGGCAATTCGAGTTATAGCAGCACGCTGACGATCTCCACGACGGTGGCGACACCGGCTGGTACCTATCCCTTCACCGTCCAGGGGGCGCGCGGTAACGATTGTCAGGGCAACGGCGATCTGACGACGTCAGGGACGCTCGTCGTTACCGCCGCGAATACTCCACCGACGGCGCAGGGCGACACCTACAGCACCAACGAAGACAACGCGCTGAACGTCACGGCTCCTGGTGTCCTCTCGAACGACACCGACGCCGAAACGCCGAACGGTTTGACGACTGTTCTGGTGACCGGCTCCGGTCCGACGCATGGGACGTTGACGCTGAACGCAGACGGCTCGTTCACCTACACGCCGAACGCGAACTACAACGGTCCCGACAGCTTCAAGTACCACGCGAAAGATCCGTCGAACGCAGTAAGCAGCGACGTGACGGTCAACCTCACAGTCAACGCTGTCAACGACGCGCCGAGCTTCACCAAAGGCGCCGATCAAACGGTGCTCGAAGATGCGGGCGCACAGTCTGTGACTAACTGGGCCACGGCAATCAGCGCAGGGCCACCGGACGAGTCCGGCCAAACCCTGACGTTCTCGATTACCGACAATTCGAATCCGGGGCTCTTCTCAACCCCCCCGTCGGTCGCCGCGAATGGCACGCTGACCTACACGCCCGCGGCCGACGCCAACGGATCAGCGACGATCAAGCTCAAGCTCACGGACAACGGTGGCACCGCGAATGGCGGCGTCGACGCAAGCTTGGAACAGACGTTCGTCATCAACGTCACCGCCGTAAACGACGCCCCGAGCTTCACGAAAGGCGCCGATCAAACGGTGCTCGAGGATGCCGGAGCACAGACCGTCTCCGGATGGGCGACGGCGCTCAGCGCGGGGCCGCCGGACGAATCGGCACAGACGCTGACCTTCTCCATCACGAACAACTCGAACCCCGGTCTCTTCTCGGCCGGACCGACGGTGAGTGCCACCGGCGTTCTCACCTATACGCCCGCCGCCAACGCGAACGGATCCGCGACGATCAAGATTCAGCTCAGCGACAATGGCGGCACCGCGAACAACGGCGTTGACAAGAGCGCGGAGCAGACGTTCGTCATCAACGTCACGGCGGTAAACGACGCGCCGAGCTTCACCAAGGGCACCGATCCGACGGTGAACGAGGACGCGGGTGCGCAGACGGTAACTGGCTGGGCGACGGCGATCAGCGCCGGCCCGCCGGACGAATCGGGTCAGACGCTGACGTTCAACATCACGAACAACACCAACTCGGCGCTCTTCTCGGTGCAGCCGAGCGTCGCGGCGAACGGCACGCTGACCTACACGCCCGCCGCCAATGCGAACGGAACGGCGACGATCACGCTCACCCTCTCCGACAACGGCGGCACCGCGAACACCGGCGTCGATACGAGCGCGCCGCAGATGTTTACGATCACCATTAACCCGGTGAACGATCCGCCGAGCTTCACGAAGGGCGCCGATCAGACGGCTCTCGAGGACGCTGGGCCGCAATCCGTCTCCGGCTGGGCGACGGCGATCAACGCGGGGCCCGCGAACGAGAGCTCGCAGACCGTGTCGTTCCAGATCACCGGAAACACCAACCCCGGACTGTTCTCGTCGGCGCCGTCGATCGCATCGAACGGGACGCTCACGTTCACGAGCGCGCCGGACGCGAATGGCAGTGCGACGATCACAGTGGTGGCCAAGGACGACGGCGGAACGGCGAACGGCGGCGTCGACGCGAGCCCGTCGCAGACGTTCGTCATCAACGTCACGCCGGTCAACGACGCCCCGACCTTCGCCCTGATCGCCTCGACCACGGTTCTCGAAGACGCCGGGGCGCAGTCGGTACCGAACGCTCTCACGAATCCGAGCCCGGGTCCGGCGAACGAGAGCAGTCAGACGCTTTCGAGTAACGTAACGAACGACAACAACGCGCTGTTCCTCGTTCAGCCGTCGATCGATTTGGTCACTGGCGCTCTCACGTTCACGACCAACCCCAATGCGAACGGCAAGGCGACAGTCACGGTGACCGTGATGGACAACGGCGGCACTGCGAACAATGGCATCGATCACACGACGAAGAAGCTCTACATCAACGTCACGCCGGTGAACGACGCCCCGAGCTTCACGAAGGGCGCGAATCAGACGGCGTTGGAGGACGCGGGCGCTCAGAGTGTGAGCGGCTGGGCGACGTTGATCAGCGCCGGTCCGCCCGATGAATCCGGCCAGGCACTCAACTTCATCGTCACCAACGACAACAACGCGCTCTTCTCGTCGCAGCCGACTATCGACGCGAGCGGAAAGCTGAGCTACACGTCGGCGCCGAACGCTAACGGATCGGCGACGGTGACGGTGCAGCTCCACGACGACGGCGGCACGGCCAACGGCGGCGTGGACACAAGCCCGTCGCAGATGTTCACGATCACGATCACTGCCGTGAACGATGCGCCGACGTTCGATCTGATCGGCAACCAGAGCATACTCGAGGATGCGGGGCAGCAGTCGGTTCCGAACGCGGTCACGAACAAGAGCGCTGGCCCGCCGGACGAGCAGCTGTCGCAGACTCTCACGCTCACGATGACCAACGACAACAACGCACTCTTCAGCAGCCAGCCAGCGGTGGATGCCAGCGGTACGTTGACATATACGCCCGCGGCGAATGCGAACGGCACGACGACGGTGACCGTCAAGGTTCAGGACAACGGCGGCACGGCCAACGGCGGCGTCGATCAGACGACGAAGACGTTCCTCATTACCGTGACGGCCGTGAATGACGCGCCGAGCTTCACGAAGGGACCAAATCAGACGGTTCTCGAAGACGCCGGGGCCCAGAATGTCAGTTGGGCTACCGCGATCAGCGCCGGCCCGCCCGATGAATCCTCTCAGAAACTCAACTTCATCGTCACCAACGACAACAACGGGCTCTTCTCCTCGCAGCCGGCGATCGACCCGAGCGGCAAGCTGACCTACACGTCGGCCGCGAACGCGAACGGGTCGGCGACGGTGACGGTACAACTTCACGACGACGGCGGAACGGCCAACCTCGGGGTGGATACGAGTCCTTCGCAGACGTTCACCATCACCATCACTCCGGTGAACGATGCGCCGACATTCAATCTCATTGGAAATCAGACCGTGCTCGAGGATGCCGGTGCGCAGTCCGTGCCGAACGCGCTGACGAATCCGAGCCCGGGCCCGTCGAACGAGAGCAGTCAGGCAGTCACGGTCACAGTGACGAGCACAAATAGCGCACTGTTCAGCGTTCAGCCGTCGATCGACGCGAGCGGCACGCTCACGTTCACCTCCGCCCCGAACGCCAACGGCAACTCCACCGTGACGGTGAAGTTGCAGGACAACGGCGGCACGGCAAACGGCGGCGTCGACGCAACCACAAAGACGTTCACGATCTATGTGACGCCGGTGAACGATCCGCCGACGATCACGGCGTTCGCCGGACCGTTGCTGCCGACGGCGCTCGGTTCCCCGGTGACGGCCAACGGTACGTTCACCGACGTCGACCTCGGCGACAGTCCGGTGATCGACTCGCACACCGGCACGATCGACTGGGGCGACGGCAGCTCGAGCGCCATCAGCGTCGCGCCAGGATCGGGCACGTCACGCAACTTCAGCGGGTCGCACACGTACACGGCGACGGGCGTCTACACGATCGTCGCGCACGTCAAGGACTCGGGCAACCTCACGAGCGACGCGATGTACCAGTACGTCGTCGTCTATGATCCGACCGCAGGGTTCGTGACCGGCGGCGGCTGGATCAACTCGCCAAGTGGGGCGTACCCGGCCGATCCGACCCTGACCGGGAAGGCTACGTTCGGATTCGTGTCCAAGTACAAGAAGGGACAGACGACACCGGACGGCGACACCGAGTTCGACTTCCACGCCGCCGGACTCAACTTTCAGTCGACGTCCTACGAATGGCTGGTCATCTCCGGCACGAAGGCGCAGTACAAAGGCTCGGGCACGATCAACGGCAGTGGCGACTACTTCTTCATGCTCACCGCGATCGACGGAGACCTGAAATCGAAAGGCAGCCCCGACACCTTCCGCATCAGGATTTGGAACAAGACCACGTTGGCGGTCATCTACGACAACCAAATCACCTCGACTGACCTCACCGCTGACCCGACCACGACGCTTGGCGGAGGCAGCATCCAGATCCACAACTGA